The Streptomyces nitrosporeus genome includes a window with the following:
- a CDS encoding S8 family peptidase — protein sequence MRKRSTKAYAVAAAAAVVLTAGTAVPASAEPTGPGAVPPVAGQGSTAAGRTVHTVTLITGDRVRVDSRGRVGGIERAKGREDIPFFTRTQDGHTYVVPRDARRMIAEGTLDERLFDITRLAEPESRKANRAGLKVIVGYRGTAGESARAEVRSSDGTTVRRKLSALDADAVTGSAATDSTGSLWDALTRQRDDGSAARTSGIARIWLDGVRKASLDTSTGQIGAPAAWARAYDGTGVKIAVVDTGIDATHPDLAGRVVAERNFSGAPDARDRAGHGTHVASVAAGSGAKDARFKGVAPGAQLISAKVLDDHGVGDDSSILAGVDWAVSQGADIVNMSLGSPDTLGIDPLEAQVNQVSAEKGVLFAVAAGNSGPGQGTVASPGSADAALTVGAVDGEDRIADFSSIGPRTGDGAVKPDITAPGVDITAAAAAGTQGQNPPGYISKSGTSMATPHVAGAAAILKQKNPDWTGARIKAVLTGSAEGGPHSVFQQGAGRLALDEALDRTVVSEPGSVGLGTQQWPHTDDTPVTKSVTYRNSGTSDVTLDLSLEAPTDGDGEPAPAGFFTLGAQRVTVPAGGEAAVELTADTRLGGTVDGSYSATVVATGDGRTVRTPAAVTREAESYDVTFETVGRDGKAATTWQADLKGYEGSAANQRFFPDLSSGTTTVRLPRGTYSLAADMLVDPEDPRAGADLINNPQLSVTGPTTVTLDARTTRPVEIEVPDATARPLRAGMMYTLNTPDTFIIEGGEFSSFDNLRTAYQGPELDDGSLAQQWSAQWRQGTAEYNVLTGGPVDKLATGYSRTYTSQDMALVKAEVGSSVPGVDGALAAHGVLDYGGGVEAAYSVQPAPGTRQVYLSTGDGAAWNIVAGVLGEADAAGYRSFDSAYELGGAQHFAAGKTYTERFNVGVMGPRMNADDGMVRDGDDVYAAFPLVSDGAGHSGSARYTDAVTTVHRNGELYAQRDTALDEGPVTLPADAAEYTVATTVHRDPAFNRTGTRIDASWTFRSAHADSPALLPVSTVRFLPRLAADSTVPAGTRQTVPVEVQGAAAGSGLGSLRVLVSYDGTQWSPLTVNAGSVTVRAPGKGKSLSLKAVVTDKDGNRSAVTVHDAFLGR from the coding sequence TTGCGTAAACGATCAACGAAGGCGTATGCCGTCGCCGCTGCGGCCGCCGTCGTCCTGACGGCGGGGACAGCGGTCCCGGCATCGGCGGAACCCACCGGTCCGGGCGCGGTCCCCCCGGTCGCGGGGCAGGGATCGACGGCGGCCGGCAGGACCGTGCACACCGTCACCCTCATCACCGGTGACCGGGTCCGTGTGGACTCCCGGGGCAGGGTCGGCGGCATCGAGCGGGCGAAGGGCCGGGAGGACATACCCTTCTTCACCCGGACCCAGGACGGCCATACGTACGTCGTACCGCGTGACGCCCGGCGGATGATCGCCGAAGGCACGCTGGACGAGCGGCTGTTCGACATCACCCGGCTCGCCGAACCGGAGAGCCGCAAGGCCAACCGGGCCGGGCTCAAGGTGATCGTGGGCTACCGGGGCACGGCGGGCGAGTCGGCCCGTGCCGAGGTGCGGTCCTCCGACGGCACCACCGTGCGCCGGAAGCTGTCGGCCCTCGACGCCGACGCCGTCACCGGCTCCGCCGCCACCGACAGCACGGGGTCCCTGTGGGACGCCCTGACCCGCCAACGGGACGACGGCTCGGCGGCCAGGACCTCCGGCATCGCGCGGATCTGGCTGGACGGCGTACGGAAGGCTTCGCTCGACACCAGCACCGGGCAGATCGGTGCCCCGGCGGCCTGGGCGCGCGCGTACGACGGCACCGGCGTGAAGATCGCCGTCGTGGACACCGGGATCGACGCCACCCACCCGGACCTGGCGGGCCGGGTGGTGGCGGAGCGGAACTTCAGCGGCGCCCCGGACGCCCGGGACCGTGCCGGGCACGGCACGCACGTCGCCTCCGTCGCGGCCGGTTCGGGGGCGAAGGACGCCCGGTTCAAGGGCGTGGCACCCGGAGCACAGCTGATCAGCGCCAAGGTGCTGGACGACCACGGCGTCGGTGACGACTCCAGCATCCTCGCGGGGGTCGACTGGGCCGTCTCCCAGGGCGCGGACATCGTCAACATGAGCCTGGGCAGCCCCGACACCCTGGGAATCGACCCGCTGGAGGCGCAGGTCAACCAGGTCTCCGCGGAGAAGGGCGTCCTGTTCGCGGTGGCTGCGGGCAACAGCGGGCCGGGGCAGGGCACGGTCGCCTCGCCGGGCAGCGCGGACGCGGCCCTGACGGTCGGTGCCGTGGACGGCGAGGACCGGATCGCGGACTTCTCCAGCATCGGCCCCCGTACCGGGGACGGCGCCGTCAAGCCCGACATCACGGCGCCCGGCGTGGACATCACGGCGGCCGCGGCGGCCGGCACCCAGGGGCAGAACCCTCCCGGGTACATCAGCAAGAGCGGCACCTCGATGGCGACCCCGCACGTCGCGGGTGCCGCCGCCATCCTCAAGCAGAAGAACCCGGACTGGACGGGCGCCCGGATCAAGGCGGTGCTGACGGGTTCGGCGGAGGGCGGCCCCCACTCGGTCTTCCAGCAGGGCGCGGGCCGGCTCGCTCTCGACGAGGCGCTCGACCGGACGGTCGTCTCCGAACCCGGGTCGGTCGGCCTGGGCACCCAGCAGTGGCCCCACACCGACGACACCCCCGTCACCAAGAGCGTGACGTACCGCAACAGCGGCACCTCGGACGTGACGCTGGACCTGTCCCTGGAGGCGCCCACCGACGGGGACGGGGAGCCCGCACCGGCCGGGTTCTTCACCCTCGGGGCACAGCGCGTCACGGTCCCCGCGGGCGGCGAGGCCGCCGTGGAGCTGACGGCCGACACCCGGCTCGGCGGTACGGTCGACGGCTCGTACTCGGCCACCGTCGTCGCGACCGGGGACGGCCGGACCGTCCGCACCCCCGCGGCGGTGACGCGTGAGGCCGAGTCGTACGACGTCACCTTCGAGACCGTCGGCCGGGACGGGAAGGCCGCCACCACCTGGCAGGCCGACCTGAAGGGCTACGAGGGATCCGCCGCGAACCAGCGGTTCTTCCCGGACCTGTCCTCGGGCACCACCACGGTCCGGCTGCCGCGCGGCACGTACAGCCTCGCCGCCGACATGCTGGTCGACCCGGAGGACCCGCGCGCGGGCGCCGACCTGATCAACAACCCGCAGCTCTCGGTGACCGGACCCACCACCGTCACCCTCGACGCGCGAACCACCCGGCCCGTGGAGATCGAGGTGCCGGACGCGACCGCACGCCCCCTGCGCGCCGGCATGATGTACACCCTGAACACGCCTGACACCTTCATCATCGAGGGCGGCGAGTTCAGCAGCTTCGACAACCTGCGCACCGCCTACCAGGGCCCCGAGCTGGACGACGGCTCCCTCGCCCAGCAGTGGTCCGCGCAGTGGAGGCAGGGCACCGCCGAGTACAACGTCCTCACCGGTGGGCCGGTCGACAAGCTGGCCACCGGCTACAGCAGGACCTACACGTCCCAGGACATGGCCCTGGTGAAGGCGGAGGTCGGGTCGTCCGTGCCCGGCGTCGACGGTGCCCTCGCGGCGCACGGCGTACTCGACTACGGAGGCGGCGTCGAGGCCGCCTACTCCGTGCAGCCGGCTCCGGGGACCCGTCAGGTGTACCTGTCCACGGGCGACGGGGCGGCCTGGAACATCGTCGCGGGCGTCCTGGGCGAGGCGGACGCGGCGGGCTACCGGAGCTTCGACTCGGCGTACGAGCTCGGCGGGGCGCAGCACTTCGCCGCGGGGAAGACGTACACCGAGAGGTTCAACGTCGGCGTCATGGGGCCGCGGATGAACGCCGACGACGGGATGGTGCGCGACGGCGACGACGTCTACGCCGCGTTTCCGCTGGTGAGCGACGGTGCGGGTCATTCCGGGTCCGCCCGGTACACCGACGCGGTCACCACCGTCCACCGCAACGGCGAGCTGTACGCGCAGCGGGACACGGCCCTCGACGAGGGTCCCGTCACGCTGCCGGCCGACGCGGCCGAGTACACGGTGGCGACCACGGTCCACCGGGATCCGGCGTTCAACCGCACCGGGACCCGCATCGACGCCTCATGGACCTTCCGCTCGGCTCATGCCGACAGCCCGGCCCTGCTCCCGGTCTCCACGGTCCGGTTCCTGCCGCGGCTCGCGGCCGACTCCACGGTTCCGGCGGGTACCAGGCAGACCGTGCCGGTCGAGGTGCAGGGCGCGGCGGCCGGATCCGGCCTCGGGTCCCTGCGGGTGCTGGTGTCGTACGACGGCACGCAGTGGTCGCCCCTCACGGTGAACGCGGGCAGCGTGACGGTACGCGCTCCGGGGAAGGGCAAGTCGCTCTCGCTGAAGGCCGTCGTCACCGACAAGGACGGCAACCGGTCGGCGGTCACGGTCCACGACGCCTTCCTCGGCCGGTGA
- a CDS encoding protein kinase domain-containing protein — protein MSLRGGDPAEIGGYPLEARLGSGGMGTVFLARTSSGRPVAIKLIHQQFAADDEFRIRFRQEVAAARRVSGAFTAAVVDAAPDAEQPWMATAYIEGLTLAQRIAAQGPLDGAELRRLAIGLAEALRDIHRVGVVHRDLKPSNVVLSPEGPRVIDFGISRAADQQTLTMTGRVIGTPPFMSPEQLQTPRGVGPQSDVFSLGTLLVYSATGRGPFDADSPYMTAYQVVHEEPSLDAVPAALRAVVEPCLDKEPRRRPSADELLVLLRDLPADLGGTGAGGTGAKGAGTGCTRDVATQNHVATPDTPAPAPPVPAASTPMSSAPAGPGARGPAGGRLRRRWRPVLAAAVAVAVIGGGAAALKAGGSGDGGGDGPGGSAAAPAAALPDGFTPWHGTVRGGREDIPDELRCVARGDAVFCGGGGVVAARVRPLDGSRVWTVTSPGVPVQGMHLVGATDDTVLGYRFAAEDAPQDPPGEVVALDAGSGRELWSVPSGAQSTAVTGRTMDAVVAGSAVVTVDASNSRFEARDAHGGDLLWTAPFPAGTRCAPVPAGSRLLAMCATDTEMDASEVRHPTLYTVDRTSGALGRPLAVDGPAVPVGADDGTLVLLRAHMEGPALAGYDGVARADPASGEVTYARLERTYEGTPGMADGTVYLSGQTGLVTALDSVTGRKKWSRQTGVEGASGPAAGAGALYFSSATGRVVALSPDGGEHLWATDPQADGLTGGQGESPRVTVVGRAVIVAAAGNTLFAFDAQNPPEQG, from the coding sequence GTGTCGCTGCGCGGAGGCGATCCGGCCGAGATCGGCGGCTATCCGCTGGAAGCGCGGCTCGGCTCGGGCGGTATGGGCACGGTCTTCCTGGCCCGTACGAGTTCCGGCCGGCCTGTCGCGATCAAGCTGATCCACCAGCAGTTCGCGGCGGACGACGAGTTCCGTATCCGCTTCCGGCAGGAGGTGGCGGCGGCGAGACGGGTGAGCGGTGCCTTCACCGCCGCCGTGGTCGACGCCGCCCCCGACGCCGAGCAGCCGTGGATGGCGACGGCCTACATCGAAGGGCTCACCCTCGCCCAGCGGATCGCCGCGCAGGGCCCGCTGGACGGAGCGGAGCTGAGGAGGCTCGCCATCGGGCTGGCGGAGGCGCTGCGCGACATCCACCGGGTGGGAGTCGTGCACCGCGACCTCAAGCCCTCGAACGTCGTGCTCTCGCCCGAGGGCCCGCGCGTCATCGACTTCGGCATCTCACGCGCCGCGGACCAGCAGACGCTGACGATGACGGGGAGGGTCATCGGTACGCCGCCCTTCATGTCGCCGGAGCAGTTGCAGACGCCACGCGGTGTGGGGCCGCAGTCCGATGTCTTCTCGCTGGGGACGCTGCTGGTGTACTCGGCGACCGGCCGCGGGCCCTTCGACGCGGACAGCCCGTACATGACGGCGTATCAGGTGGTGCACGAGGAGCCGTCGCTGGACGCCGTGCCTGCGGCGCTGCGCGCGGTCGTCGAGCCGTGCCTGGACAAGGAGCCCCGGAGGCGTCCCTCGGCGGACGAACTCCTCGTGCTGCTGCGGGACCTGCCGGCCGACCTCGGGGGGACGGGGGCGGGCGGGACCGGCGCGAAGGGGGCCGGTACGGGCTGCACCCGCGACGTGGCCACCCAGAACCACGTCGCCACGCCGGACACCCCGGCGCCGGCTCCCCCCGTCCCTGCCGCCTCCACCCCGATGTCCTCCGCCCCGGCCGGACCCGGCGCGCGGGGCCCCGCCGGCGGCCGTCTGCGCCGCCGGTGGCGGCCGGTCCTCGCTGCCGCGGTCGCGGTGGCGGTGATCGGCGGGGGAGCCGCCGCGCTGAAGGCCGGCGGCTCCGGGGACGGGGGCGGCGACGGACCGGGCGGGAGCGCCGCCGCGCCGGCTGCCGCGCTCCCGGACGGCTTCACGCCGTGGCACGGGACCGTGCGGGGCGGACGCGAGGACATCCCCGACGAACTGCGCTGTGTCGCGCGAGGTGACGCGGTGTTCTGCGGAGGAGGGGGCGTCGTCGCGGCCCGCGTCCGGCCCCTGGACGGCTCGCGGGTGTGGACGGTGACGAGCCCGGGCGTCCCCGTCCAGGGCATGCATCTGGTGGGCGCCACCGACGACACGGTGCTCGGCTACCGCTTCGCCGCCGAGGACGCCCCGCAGGACCCGCCCGGCGAGGTGGTGGCCCTCGACGCCGGCAGCGGCCGCGAGCTGTGGTCCGTGCCGTCCGGAGCCCAGTCGACAGCCGTCACCGGACGGACCATGGACGCCGTGGTGGCCGGCTCCGCCGTCGTGACGGTCGACGCCTCCAACTCCCGCTTCGAGGCCCGGGACGCGCACGGTGGCGACCTCCTCTGGACGGCGCCGTTCCCCGCCGGCACCCGGTGCGCCCCCGTCCCGGCGGGCTCGCGGCTCCTCGCGATGTGCGCGACGGACACGGAGATGGACGCCTCGGAGGTACGCCACCCCACCCTGTACACGGTCGACCGCACCTCGGGAGCCCTGGGCAGGCCCCTCGCCGTCGACGGCCCGGCCGTGCCGGTCGGCGCCGACGACGGCACGCTCGTACTCCTGCGGGCGCACATGGAGGGGCCGGCGCTGGCCGGTTACGACGGGGTGGCGCGGGCCGACCCGGCCTCGGGGGAGGTCACGTACGCGCGACTGGAGCGGACCTATGAAGGGACGCCGGGGATGGCGGACGGCACCGTCTACCTGAGCGGGCAGACCGGACTCGTCACCGCGCTCGACTCCGTGACGGGCCGGAAGAAGTGGTCGCGGCAGACCGGAGTGGAAGGCGCATCCGGCCCCGCCGCCGGAGCGGGCGCGCTGTACTTCAGCTCGGCCACCGGCCGTGTGGTCGCGTTGTCGCCGGACGGCGGCGAACACCTGTGGGCGACGGACCCGCAGGCCGACGGTCTGACAGGCGGGCAGGGCGAGAGTCCGCGCGTGACCGTCGTCGGGCGTGCGGTGATCGTGGCCGCGGCCGGGAACACCCTCTTCGCCTTCGACGCGCAGAACCCGCCGGAACAGGGCTGA
- a CDS encoding lysine transporter LysE, with amino-acid sequence MAGIRRAAKGTGRFLREVAGETVAEMVLGLLACVLLGGLALLVYLSWSLSPRATLAGAGLLTLLLAHGAWAAYRDAGKKHRRRGVAAVTTTVFTSAAVTAAFLLFYATDCGCF; translated from the coding sequence ATGGCGGGTATCCGCAGGGCGGCGAAGGGGACGGGCAGGTTCCTGAGGGAGGTGGCCGGAGAGACGGTCGCCGAGATGGTTCTCGGTCTGCTCGCCTGTGTCCTGCTCGGTGGGCTGGCCCTGCTCGTGTACCTGAGCTGGTCCCTCAGCCCGCGCGCGACCCTCGCGGGTGCTGGGCTGCTCACGCTCCTTCTCGCCCATGGGGCGTGGGCGGCCTACCGTGACGCCGGAAAGAAGCACCGCCGAAGGGGCGTTGCCGCCGTGACCACCACGGTTTTCACGTCGGCCGCCGTGACGGCCGCCTTCCTGCTGTTCTACGCCACGGACTGCGGCTGCTTCTGA
- the dpgC gene encoding (3,5-dihydroxyphenyl)acetyl-CoA 1,2-dioxygenase DpgC has protein sequence MPTLTGDFRGDGTAVRRHTAAVEEMLAACPAPPERTQKDRETARAAHRVCDMLRARFMALHADQVYEELTRGRSLQLELEDLAERAAGMVPGLVPSLPQAREEQALPLAQKEGRDIAQGVFFQALLRSRRSGAHLVEAMLRPTRRARELLPGFRSRGRADLGAVTVERRCGVAYLTMCQPQSLNAENDACVAAMETAVDLALLDDGVRVGVLRGGVMSHPRYAGRRVFSSGINLKDLYHGRISFLSFFLRRELGYVHKLVRGLKAEEEAAWPAETVAKPWLAMVDTFAIGGGAQLLLVFDQVIAGTDSFISLPAAQEGFVPGAANLRLGRRTDSRLARQLLLGGRRIHAGEEAARMFYDEVVEPEHLDTAAERAVRQLDDLAVSANRHLLHLAEEPPHAFGAYMAEYALQQAVRVHSQDVIARLARFHDRSGRTAATASR, from the coding sequence GTGCCCACGCTGACGGGCGACTTCCGCGGGGACGGCACGGCGGTGCGGCGGCACACCGCCGCCGTGGAGGAGATGCTCGCAGCCTGCCCGGCGCCACCGGAGCGGACGCAGAAGGACAGGGAGACGGCCCGGGCGGCTCACCGGGTGTGCGACATGCTGCGCGCCCGCTTCATGGCACTTCACGCCGACCAGGTGTACGAGGAGCTCACCCGGGGCCGAAGTCTGCAGCTGGAGCTGGAGGATCTCGCGGAGAGAGCCGCCGGCATGGTCCCCGGCCTTGTGCCGTCCCTCCCCCAGGCCCGTGAGGAACAGGCCCTGCCGTTGGCGCAGAAGGAAGGGCGCGACATCGCCCAGGGCGTCTTCTTCCAGGCCTTGCTGCGCTCGCGGCGCAGTGGGGCGCACCTGGTGGAGGCCATGCTGCGGCCCACCCGCCGGGCCAGGGAACTGCTGCCGGGATTCCGGTCGCGCGGCCGGGCGGACCTCGGCGCCGTCACCGTCGAACGACGGTGCGGAGTGGCGTACCTGACGATGTGCCAGCCGCAGTCGCTCAACGCGGAGAACGATGCGTGTGTCGCCGCCATGGAGACGGCCGTGGACCTCGCGCTGCTGGACGACGGCGTCCGGGTGGGAGTGCTGCGTGGCGGTGTGATGAGCCACCCCAGGTATGCCGGCCGCCGGGTCTTCAGTTCAGGGATCAACCTCAAGGACCTCTACCACGGGCGCATTTCCTTCCTCTCTTTCTTCCTGCGCAGAGAACTGGGGTACGTGCACAAGCTGGTGCGGGGTCTGAAGGCGGAGGAAGAAGCGGCATGGCCGGCGGAAACGGTCGCGAAGCCGTGGCTGGCGATGGTGGACACCTTCGCCATCGGCGGCGGTGCCCAGTTGCTCCTCGTCTTCGACCAGGTCATCGCCGGCACCGACAGCTTCATCAGCCTGCCCGCCGCACAGGAGGGTTTCGTGCCGGGCGCCGCCAATCTGCGCCTGGGCCGCCGGACGGACAGCCGTCTGGCACGCCAGTTGCTGCTGGGCGGCCGTCGGATCCACGCCGGTGAGGAGGCCGCTCGTATGTTCTACGACGAGGTGGTGGAGCCGGAGCATCTCGACACGGCGGCCGAGCGCGCTGTCAGGCAGCTCGACGACCTGGCCGTGTCGGCCAACCGGCATCTTCTCCACTTGGCCGAAGAGCCCCCGCACGCCTTCGGGGCGTACATGGCCGAGTACGCGCTGCAGCAGGCGGTACGGGTGCACAGCCAGGATGTGATCGCCCGGCTGGCCCGCTTCCACGACCGGAGCGGCCGCACCGCGGCCACGGCGTCCCGGTGA
- a CDS encoding carboxylate-amine ligase, with translation MAARASAAGEDHGRDGPTFGVEEEFLLVDPVTLLPVPAGPDVLARAGRTADGEPGAGGVGSALHLEMWADMVEAATPVCTRLSELGHHLLSARLRLARAARDEGVRLASVGHPVTRSGPPRVNAGEHYERMRHAYAAVVTGDEVCGCHVHVGVPDREHGVAVINSITPWLPVLLALTASSPFRQGVDTGFHSWRTVVFLGYPGAGLPPYWPDVRAYDDDVSRLLDCGLIPPGGTSLRLVRLSPRFPTVEVRIGDAATTVDEAVLYAALVRALVHTALSDLAAGRAAGPVDPSVLADSLWAAARNGLRHGAVDPWKARPVPAHVMLAALLKRVRPALEELGDLGTVRALLERLRVTGPAPARQRRAAAAGGVQAVLELVLDETVSGTRVPFRGTGMDTAPVDAPAAGHGPALSGSEQS, from the coding sequence GTGGCAGCGCGCGCATCGGCCGCCGGGGAGGACCACGGCCGCGATGGCCCGACCTTCGGGGTGGAGGAGGAGTTCCTGCTGGTCGACCCCGTCACCCTGCTGCCGGTACCGGCAGGCCCGGACGTCCTTGCCCGGGCCGGACGCACGGCGGACGGCGAGCCGGGCGCGGGCGGCGTCGGCTCGGCTCTGCACCTGGAGATGTGGGCGGACATGGTCGAAGCCGCCACACCGGTCTGCACGCGCCTGTCCGAGCTCGGGCACCACCTGCTGAGTGCACGGCTCCGGCTCGCCCGGGCCGCCCGGGACGAAGGCGTCCGGCTGGCCTCGGTGGGCCACCCCGTCACCCGCTCCGGTCCGCCGCGTGTCAACGCCGGCGAGCACTACGAACGGATGCGGCATGCCTATGCCGCGGTGGTGACCGGGGACGAGGTCTGCGGCTGCCATGTGCACGTCGGAGTACCCGACCGCGAACACGGCGTCGCGGTGATCAACTCCATCACCCCGTGGCTGCCCGTCCTGCTGGCCCTGACGGCCAGCTCGCCTTTCCGCCAGGGCGTCGACACCGGGTTCCACAGCTGGCGCACCGTGGTCTTCCTGGGCTACCCGGGCGCCGGACTCCCGCCGTACTGGCCGGATGTCCGCGCGTACGACGACGACGTGTCCCGCCTGCTCGACTGCGGTCTGATCCCGCCCGGCGGGACGTCACTGCGTCTGGTGCGCCTGTCGCCGCGTTTCCCCACCGTGGAGGTGCGCATCGGTGACGCCGCCACCACCGTGGACGAGGCGGTCCTGTACGCGGCTCTGGTACGGGCGCTGGTCCACACCGCCCTGAGCGACCTGGCCGCCGGGCGTGCCGCGGGCCCGGTCGATCCGTCGGTGCTGGCCGACAGCCTGTGGGCCGCCGCGCGTAACGGCCTGCGGCACGGCGCGGTCGATCCGTGGAAAGCCCGCCCCGTCCCCGCTCACGTCATGCTCGCCGCGCTGCTGAAGCGGGTGCGCCCGGCTCTGGAGGAGCTCGGGGACCTCGGCACCGTGCGCGCGCTGCTGGAGCGGCTGCGCGTCACCGGGCCGGCGCCGGCGCGTCAGCGCCGGGCCGCTGCCGCCGGCGGTGTGCAGGCGGTGCTGGAACTCGTTCTCGACGAGACGGTCTCCGGTACACGGGTGCCTTTCCGCGGCACCGGCATGGACACGGCGCCCGTGGACGCTCCCGCTGCCGGTCACGGTCCCGCCCTGAGCGGATCCGAGCAGAGCTGA
- a CDS encoding cytochrome c oxidase assembly protein, whose translation MIPAHVHPGPAAAPGLFGLVTVAGALLVTVLYQLAAARLRRRGDAWPRWRGASFTAGGAGVAWAAVGPLPGGPFTAHMVQHLITGMAAPLLLVLARPLTLALRALPPGPTRRGLPALAHSRAAGLLVFPPLAALLDVGGLWLLYRTGLFAATRHEPWLHAAVHTHVLAAGLLFTFAVSRLDPVRRRWSLALRGTTLLAAGAAHAVLAKTLYAAGPPGTAFTAADLHTGAQVMYYGGDLAEAALAVVVAASWYAATGRAWARERRTADTGPVPLPVTGAPAGR comes from the coding sequence GTGATCCCCGCGCACGTCCATCCCGGCCCGGCCGCGGCCCCCGGCCTGTTCGGCCTGGTCACCGTGGCGGGCGCGCTGCTGGTGACGGTCCTCTACCAGCTGGCCGCGGCCCGGCTGCGGCGGCGGGGGGACGCCTGGCCGCGGTGGCGAGGGGCGTCCTTCACCGCCGGGGGTGCCGGGGTGGCCTGGGCGGCGGTGGGCCCGCTGCCGGGCGGGCCGTTCACCGCCCACATGGTCCAGCACCTGATCACCGGCATGGCGGCCCCGCTGCTGCTCGTCCTGGCCCGCCCCCTCACCCTGGCCCTGCGCGCCCTACCGCCCGGTCCCACGCGCCGGGGGCTGCCGGCCCTCGCGCACAGCCGTGCGGCCGGCCTGCTGGTCTTCCCGCCGCTGGCGGCCCTGCTCGACGTCGGAGGGCTGTGGCTGCTGTACCGCACGGGACTGTTCGCGGCCACGCGGCACGAGCCGTGGCTGCACGCCGCCGTGCACACGCATGTCCTGGCCGCGGGGCTGCTGTTCACCTTCGCCGTCAGCCGGCTCGACCCCGTACGCCGTCGTTGGAGCCTGGCCCTGCGCGGGACGACCCTGCTGGCCGCCGGTGCCGCGCACGCCGTGCTCGCCAAGACCCTGTACGCGGCCGGGCCGCCCGGCACCGCCTTCACCGCCGCCGACCTGCACACCGGCGCCCAGGTCATGTACTACGGCGGTGATCTGGCCGAAGCGGCGCTCGCCGTCGTGGTGGCCGCTTCCTGGTACGCGGCCACCGGCCGTGCCTGGGCACGAGAGCGCCGCACGGCGGACACCGGCCCGGTGCCGCTCCCCGTGACCGGGGCGCCGGCCGGCCGCTGA
- a CDS encoding DUF2243 domain-containing protein, translating to MSASAQPRTVPGAWTEPRRSMVVCGVIGLAVTAAIDEIVFHQILGWHHFYDRSTLAVGLLSDGLLHTAELLALVAGFFAYADLRRRRALAPAHAWAGFFLGAGVFQLFDGIVDHKLLRLHQIRYGVDIAPYDWAWNIAGLVLLLTGVVLAFRAARRGPAAAR from the coding sequence ATGAGCGCATCGGCGCAGCCGCGCACGGTCCCCGGCGCGTGGACGGAGCCGCGCAGGTCGATGGTGGTGTGCGGGGTGATCGGGCTGGCGGTGACGGCCGCGATCGACGAGATCGTCTTCCACCAGATCCTGGGCTGGCACCACTTCTACGACCGCTCCACCCTCGCCGTGGGCCTGCTCTCGGACGGGCTGCTGCACACCGCTGAGCTGCTGGCGCTGGTCGCCGGGTTCTTCGCCTACGCCGATCTCCGCCGCCGCCGTGCCCTGGCCCCGGCCCACGCCTGGGCCGGGTTCTTCCTGGGAGCGGGGGTCTTCCAGCTGTTCGACGGGATCGTGGACCACAAGCTCCTGCGTCTGCACCAGATCCGCTACGGCGTGGACATCGCCCCGTACGACTGGGCGTGGAACATCGCGGGTCTGGTGCTGCTGCTGACCGGCGTGGTGCTGGCGTTCCGCGCGGCCCGCCGGGGCCCGGCGGCGGCGCGGTGA